One region of Polynucleobacter sp. MWH-Aus1W21 genomic DNA includes:
- the tmk gene encoding dTMP kinase, whose translation MTSMHTGYFISFEGIDGAGKSTHVYAFRNLMQERYPDKEVVMTREPGGTALGEQLRNLLLDAPMNLETEALLMFAARREHLAQVIEPALQAGKIVISDRFTDASFAYQGGGRGLSLEKLNALERWVQGQPDGSLLQPNLTILFDLPGEVAEARRSKVRAPDKFEKMDLTFFERVRQEYLRRAKENAKRFHLVDATQTPEAIWNGLKQIRIAF comes from the coding sequence ATGACATCAATGCATACAGGATATTTCATCAGCTTCGAAGGAATCGATGGAGCAGGAAAAAGTACCCATGTCTATGCTTTTCGCAATCTGATGCAAGAACGTTATCCAGATAAAGAGGTGGTAATGACGCGTGAGCCTGGAGGAACTGCTTTAGGTGAGCAGCTTCGTAACTTGCTTTTAGATGCGCCAATGAATTTAGAGACGGAGGCCTTACTCATGTTTGCGGCACGACGCGAACATCTAGCCCAGGTCATTGAACCCGCTCTTCAAGCAGGCAAGATAGTGATATCCGATCGGTTTACAGATGCTAGCTTTGCATACCAAGGAGGAGGCCGGGGTTTAAGTTTGGAAAAATTAAATGCGTTAGAACGTTGGGTTCAAGGCCAACCTGATGGTTCACTCTTGCAGCCCAACTTAACTATTTTGTTTGATTTACCTGGTGAGGTTGCGGAGGCTCGCCGCTCAAAGGTTCGTGCACCAGATAAATTTGAAAAAATGGACTTAACTTTTTTCGAAAGAGTTCGCCAAGAATATCTACGCCGAGCAAAGGAAAATGCTAAGCGCTTTCATCTGGTGGATGCAACACAAACGCCTGAGGCAATTTGGAATGGTTTAAAACAGATTCGGATTGCTTTTTAA
- the mltG gene encoding endolytic transglycosylase MltG, with product MSRKIQKRSFFMKRWPSYRDLKKWLTLAVALLGLLYGTIFLFPVVPNQSNTVDGTSYRVKINPNSGLTSIAEQLRAQGMAVNSFALHLGARSLLVASKLKPGTYLLPNGASLGKVLLQIARGDRVREAVAIIPGMTVWQLRALMDSQTAMIHRTKGMGNKELLQQLNLSYTSDEGLFLPDTYVFDPDELDINIYRRAAQAMQKQLMQIWEQRDSELPLKTPYELLILASIVEKETGRLSDRNLVSAVFINRLNKDMPLQTDPTVIYGIGPKFDGNLKKADLRRDTPYNTYMHKGLPPTPIAMPSKESILAAAHPAKSNALFFVAKGDGSSHFSQNLKEHEAAVDRYQRKIMPKNNSN from the coding sequence ATGAGTAGAAAAATTCAGAAGAGGAGCTTTTTTATGAAGAGATGGCCCTCATACCGAGATCTTAAAAAATGGCTTACCCTCGCTGTGGCCCTATTAGGCCTTCTTTATGGAACTATTTTTTTATTCCCAGTCGTCCCTAATCAGTCAAATACTGTTGATGGCACTAGTTATAGAGTGAAGATTAACCCCAATTCTGGGTTAACAAGCATTGCTGAACAGTTAAGAGCGCAAGGAATGGCTGTTAATTCATTTGCCCTACATTTAGGTGCCAGAAGCTTATTGGTTGCCTCCAAGCTAAAGCCGGGAACATATTTATTGCCAAATGGTGCGAGTCTTGGAAAGGTGCTTTTGCAAATTGCCCGCGGGGATCGCGTTAGAGAAGCAGTTGCCATTATTCCTGGAATGACGGTTTGGCAATTGAGAGCATTAATGGATTCGCAAACGGCAATGATTCATCGTACCAAGGGTATGGGCAATAAGGAGTTACTCCAACAGTTAAATTTGAGTTATACAAGCGATGAGGGTCTTTTTCTACCTGATACATATGTTTTTGATCCAGACGAGCTTGATATCAATATTTATCGTCGAGCAGCGCAAGCTATGCAAAAACAGCTTATGCAAATCTGGGAGCAACGAGATTCAGAATTGCCTCTTAAAACACCTTATGAGCTATTGATATTGGCATCAATCGTAGAGAAAGAAACTGGTCGTCTAAGCGATAGGAATCTAGTTTCGGCTGTTTTTATCAACCGGCTTAATAAAGACATGCCGCTTCAAACTGATCCTACGGTTATTTATGGAATAGGGCCTAAATTTGACGGAAATTTAAAGAAAGCGGATTTACGTAGAGACACTCCCTACAATACCTATATGCACAAAGGTCTACCTCCAACCCCTATCGCCATGCCTAGTAAAGAGTCAATTCTGGCCGCAGCACACCCTGCAAAAAGCAATGCTTTATTCTTTGTTGCTAAAGGGGATGGAAGTAGTCATTTTTCACAAAACTTAAAAGAGCATGAAGCTGCAGTTGATCGATATCAACGCAAAATAATGCCTAAAAATAACAGTAACTAA
- a CDS encoding folate-binding protein YgfZ — protein MTYSTQIQQNWLENSPSLPCSLTQWGLIVVEGSDAASFLQNQLTNSVLGLNRTLPGSIAQGYSGSRLVGYCNPKGRLLASAWLGLFPSTPDGEDRFALFISRDIAASTAKRLSMYVLRSKVKVTDLSASWSVAGLYGPTEITNSVKLNDRCLALKLPDVLVGSHSVTRLLLAYSNQADIVVQDSEESLLSWNELEVLSAIPRIVEATQEQFVPQMINFESVAGIDFKKGCYPGQEIVARSQYRGAIKRRLQIAHVMISELNDDFALPGAELFHSNDPAQPAGMVVLSTKHPVEPGRIDLQIECKLEALEGGEIHLGSTTGPVLKIDSLPYPLIEI, from the coding sequence ATGACATATTCCACCCAAATCCAGCAAAACTGGCTAGAAAACAGCCCCTCCCTACCCTGCAGCCTGACCCAGTGGGGTCTTATCGTAGTAGAGGGCTCTGATGCTGCAAGCTTTTTGCAAAATCAATTAACAAACTCTGTCTTGGGGCTCAACCGAACCCTGCCGGGATCAATAGCTCAGGGCTACTCAGGAAGTCGTCTCGTAGGTTATTGCAATCCAAAGGGTCGTTTGTTGGCAAGTGCTTGGCTTGGCTTATTTCCATCTACACCCGATGGAGAAGACCGATTTGCTTTATTTATCTCAAGAGATATTGCGGCTAGCACTGCTAAACGTTTGTCTATGTATGTTCTGCGTTCAAAAGTCAAAGTAACTGATCTTTCTGCAAGCTGGTCAGTTGCAGGTCTTTATGGCCCTACTGAAATCACAAATAGCGTGAAGTTGAATGATCGGTGTCTAGCGCTAAAGCTGCCGGATGTTCTGGTTGGATCTCATTCGGTTACACGTCTTTTGTTGGCATATTCGAATCAAGCCGATATTGTTGTCCAAGACTCCGAGGAATCATTGCTCTCGTGGAATGAGCTTGAAGTATTAAGTGCCATTCCACGTATTGTTGAAGCTACACAAGAGCAGTTTGTACCGCAAATGATTAATTTTGAATCCGTCGCCGGCATAGACTTTAAAAAAGGCTGCTATCCAGGTCAGGAAATCGTAGCCCGCAGTCAGTATCGTGGCGCTATCAAAAGAAGGCTTCAAATCGCACACGTAATGATCTCCGAATTGAATGATGATTTCGCTTTGCCTGGAGCAGAGCTTTTCCACAGTAATGACCCTGCACAGCCCGCCGGAATGGTTGTTTTGTCGACCAAGCACCCAGTCGAACCTGGACGCATCGATCTCCAAATTGAGTGCAAGCTAGAAGCTCTTGAAGGTGGTGAAATTCACCTAGGTAGCACTACTGGACCTGTGTTAAAAATAGATTCATTACCGTATCCTTTGATAGAAATTTAA
- a CDS encoding DNA polymerase III subunit delta', whose amino-acid sequence MKQKTQIAPWLQPLWDGLDFDQFPNAVLLHGQSGIGKFAFSIELAKALLCENDDRSVKPCNQCEACHWFDTGNHPDFISLVPETHRKLLPHAEYEGDDSPKKGKAMRDDDSEPSEKKEKKNISIEETRHALENLSIGSHRGGNRVILIYPLEMLRSDSANTLLKSLEEPPKNTIFILLADRLDRVLPTIRSRCRLLTAPRPNRVVGVAWLKSQLNEIAGLKTVDADVENIYDEQGGAPFSVLSSLIAQHNKDDKDELTISIQASRYLLQSMAQGARLNWLDAAEKTHKAQYSLLLASMQRWVSDLQSVAQGGVPRYYPKHLIVLQGLSKLANVQKLHNFWKSLVQARRHENHPLANKIQLEALLSQYQQIFGS is encoded by the coding sequence GTGAAACAAAAGACTCAAATAGCGCCTTGGCTTCAGCCTCTTTGGGATGGTCTGGATTTTGATCAATTTCCAAATGCCGTATTGCTACATGGCCAGTCCGGAATTGGTAAGTTCGCTTTTTCGATTGAGCTAGCTAAAGCGCTACTTTGCGAGAATGATGATAGATCCGTAAAACCATGCAATCAATGTGAAGCCTGCCATTGGTTTGATACAGGCAATCATCCGGATTTTATTTCTCTCGTACCTGAGACCCATCGCAAGCTTCTGCCACACGCTGAATACGAGGGCGACGATTCGCCCAAGAAGGGAAAGGCTATGCGTGACGACGACAGTGAACCAAGCGAGAAAAAAGAAAAGAAAAATATCTCGATTGAAGAAACGCGACATGCTCTTGAGAATTTGTCTATTGGCTCTCATCGCGGCGGTAATCGCGTGATATTAATTTATCCACTAGAAATGCTTCGCTCTGATTCTGCCAATACATTATTGAAGTCTTTGGAAGAGCCACCCAAAAATACTATCTTTATATTGCTTGCCGATAGATTGGATCGCGTATTGCCAACCATTCGCTCACGTTGCCGCCTCTTAACGGCGCCACGCCCAAATCGCGTGGTAGGCGTTGCCTGGCTGAAATCTCAACTGAATGAAATTGCAGGGTTAAAGACGGTCGATGCAGATGTAGAGAATATCTATGATGAACAGGGTGGGGCGCCATTTTCGGTTCTGAGCTCCCTCATTGCGCAACATAATAAGGACGACAAGGACGAGCTAACCATATCAATCCAAGCCTCCCGTTATTTGCTCCAGTCCATGGCTCAGGGCGCAAGACTCAACTGGCTTGATGCCGCCGAAAAAACACATAAGGCGCAATATTCCCTCCTACTAGCTAGCATGCAACGCTGGGTATCCGACCTGCAGTCCGTTGCACAGGGCGGAGTGCCACGTTATTACCCAAAGCATTTAATCGTGCTTCAGGGTCTATCCAAATTGGCTAATGTACAAAAGTTGCATAATTTTTGGAAATCTCTAGTGCAAGCGCGTAGACACGAGAATCACCCTCTTGCAAATAAAATTCAATTAGAGGCATTACTTTCACAATATCAGCAGATATTTGGCTCTTAA
- a CDS encoding PaaI family thioesterase has product MNKQVQINPQTQLANLGEELNVPFLKLLGVRCLSAEMGKGEILLALKPEHNNTWEVAHGGVLLTLMDVAMAVAARSGDPGDRSVVTIEMKNNFMQAATGVLRVKADTVRRTATMAFCEAKLYNDQGEICCMATGTFKFLKRLATRNADGDRVVNDDGRFD; this is encoded by the coding sequence ATGAATAAACAAGTCCAAATCAATCCACAGACCCAACTAGCCAATTTAGGAGAAGAATTAAATGTTCCTTTTTTAAAGCTCCTTGGGGTTCGCTGCCTAAGCGCAGAAATGGGTAAAGGGGAGATTTTGCTGGCCCTTAAACCTGAACATAACAATACCTGGGAAGTTGCTCATGGTGGTGTATTACTGACGCTAATGGATGTAGCAATGGCAGTAGCCGCACGGTCAGGTGATCCTGGGGACCGTAGTGTTGTCACCATTGAAATGAAGAATAATTTCATGCAGGCCGCAACCGGTGTGTTGCGCGTTAAAGCGGATACAGTTCGAAGAACTGCAACTATGGCTTTCTGCGAAGCCAAGCTCTATAACGATCAAGGTGAAATATGTTGCATGGCCACTGGCACATTTAAATTTCTGAAGCGCTTGGCAACTCGTAATGCCGATGGTGATCGTGTTGTGAACGACGATGGTCGTTTCGACTAA
- a CDS encoding ankyrin repeat domain-containing protein, translating to MRLKFNIYASYFVLSTMYFGLSHGQTAEQITEFAKAAKFNDVSAVKSLISKGVNPNVTDSKGDPMLNLAIKDRSDDVINFLIANKETDVDLSNNSGETPLMIASISGNLPVVKSLVLQRKAQINHIGWTPLHYACANGHLDIAQFLIANGASIDSLSQGNTTPLMMAVQSGNEVLVKLLLDKGADLQLRNSQGLSAIDIAAIYEKPWIAEGLVARWRKLYKQPYKWPRGLEPPRS from the coding sequence ATGAGATTGAAGTTTAATATTTATGCTTCCTATTTTGTGCTCTCAACAATGTATTTTGGGCTGTCGCATGGCCAAACAGCAGAACAAATTACGGAATTCGCTAAAGCGGCCAAGTTTAACGATGTATCTGCCGTCAAAAGCCTGATTTCAAAGGGTGTTAACCCGAATGTAACGGACTCTAAGGGCGACCCCATGCTCAATCTTGCGATTAAAGATAGATCTGACGACGTAATTAACTTCTTAATTGCCAATAAAGAAACCGATGTAGACCTCTCCAATAATTCTGGAGAAACGCCTTTGATGATTGCTTCCATTAGCGGTAATTTGCCTGTTGTTAAAAGCCTTGTTTTGCAGAGAAAGGCTCAAATTAACCATATTGGCTGGACTCCATTGCATTATGCGTGCGCCAATGGTCATCTTGATATCGCTCAGTTTCTTATTGCAAACGGCGCCTCGATAGACTCATTAAGCCAAGGAAATACAACACCATTGATGATGGCAGTTCAATCCGGCAATGAAGTGCTGGTTAAGTTGTTGCTTGATAAAGGTGCTGATCTGCAATTACGCAATTCCCAGGGGCTTAGTGCTATAGATATAGCTGCTATATATGAAAAGCCTTGGATAGCGGAAGGTTTAGTTGCACGCTGGCGCAAGCTTTATAAGCAGCCATACAAATGGCCCAGAGGGCTTGAGCCTCCCAGGTCCTAA
- a CDS encoding septation protein A, with protein sequence MKFLFDLFPIILFFIAFKLGDIYTATIVAMVATIGQILWVYYRHRKIDAMQWISLVMIVVFGSLTIFLHDKTFIQLKPTALYWLFSGALFISAQFFQKNWIQVLMGKQVTLKEKSAHSVWHQLNMAWATFFFAMGALNLYIAFEFSEETWVNFKLFGSTGLLVVFVIIQGVWLSKHMEHPSE encoded by the coding sequence ATGAAATTTTTATTCGACCTCTTCCCTATCATCCTATTTTTTATCGCCTTTAAACTTGGTGATATCTACACCGCAACTATTGTTGCGATGGTAGCCACTATTGGCCAGATACTTTGGGTCTATTACCGCCATCGCAAAATCGATGCTATGCAATGGATTAGCTTGGTAATGATTGTTGTGTTTGGTAGCCTAACTATCTTTTTGCACGACAAAACATTCATTCAACTCAAGCCAACCGCTCTTTATTGGCTCTTTTCTGGCGCTCTTTTTATTAGCGCGCAATTTTTTCAGAAAAACTGGATACAGGTGTTGATGGGTAAACAGGTGACTCTGAAAGAAAAAAGCGCCCATTCTGTTTGGCATCAACTTAATATGGCATGGGCAACCTTTTTCTTTGCTATGGGTGCGCTCAATTTGTATATTGCCTTTGAATTTTCCGAAGAGACTTGGGTTAACTTTAAATTATTCGGAAGCACCGGCTTATTGGTGGTGTTTGTCATTATTCAAGGTGTTTGGCTCTCTAAACATATGGAGCACCCAAGCGAATGA
- a CDS encoding YdiU family protein, whose translation MAFIFSGDDVCQTTTPTPIPAPYWVAFSHSSANLIGIALDDTGLPVDKEWLGVLSGNQLNTSDHHFSNPIATVYSGHQFGVWAGQLGDGRAILLGDIAGQELQLKGAGITRFSRMGDGRAVLRSSIREFLCSEAMHALGIPTTRALSIVGSDLPVKRETFETAAVCARFAPSFLRIGHFEHFAALDDVDRLREFADYLIQYHYPDSQNTDEPYLNLFQEICARNASLVAQWQAVGFCHGVLNSDNISVLGLTMDYGPFGFLDQFQIDHICNHSDQGGRYSYHRQPQIMHWNMACLASAMIPLLAGKSDEALAQEKLRSALDQFPVVYAHAWQSLFRKKLGFTTSEEGDIDLIERLLQAMHDSKVDFTNFFRNLGKLKSGESLLQNSLRDEFIDRESIDRWFDDYVARLKLESVPDEVRQHAMNQVNPKYILRNHLAQTAIEKAQDKDFSEVTKLLKILNKPYDEQSEYDSYSLAPPPNLQAVEVSCSS comes from the coding sequence ATGGCCTTTATATTTAGTGGCGATGACGTTTGCCAAACAACCACACCAACACCAATCCCCGCACCCTACTGGGTTGCATTTTCACACTCCTCAGCCAATCTCATTGGTATTGCATTGGACGACACTGGCCTGCCGGTGGACAAAGAATGGCTGGGGGTTTTGTCTGGAAACCAATTAAATACAAGCGATCATCATTTTTCCAATCCAATAGCAACCGTCTATAGTGGTCACCAATTTGGCGTTTGGGCCGGACAGTTGGGCGATGGGCGAGCAATTTTATTGGGCGATATTGCTGGTCAAGAGTTGCAACTCAAAGGCGCTGGTATTACGCGATTTTCACGAATGGGCGATGGGCGAGCAGTACTTCGATCTTCAATCAGAGAGTTTCTGTGTAGTGAAGCAATGCATGCTCTAGGCATTCCGACCACAAGAGCTCTATCAATCGTTGGGTCCGATTTGCCGGTTAAAAGAGAGACCTTTGAAACTGCCGCAGTTTGTGCACGATTTGCCCCTAGCTTTTTAAGGATTGGCCACTTTGAACACTTTGCTGCGCTAGACGATGTTGATCGCTTGAGGGAGTTCGCGGATTATTTAATTCAATACCACTATCCTGATTCTCAAAATACCGATGAGCCTTATTTAAATCTATTTCAAGAAATATGCGCTCGCAACGCTAGTCTTGTAGCCCAGTGGCAAGCCGTTGGCTTTTGTCATGGCGTACTTAACAGCGATAACATCAGTGTCCTTGGTCTAACCATGGACTATGGGCCATTTGGATTCTTGGATCAATTTCAGATTGATCACATTTGCAATCATAGTGATCAAGGCGGAAGATATTCATATCATCGCCAACCTCAGATCATGCACTGGAATATGGCGTGCCTTGCCAGCGCAATGATCCCTTTACTGGCGGGGAAGTCTGATGAAGCGCTAGCGCAAGAAAAGTTGCGATCTGCTCTCGATCAGTTTCCAGTGGTTTATGCCCATGCATGGCAATCCCTATTTCGCAAAAAACTGGGATTTACTACTTCTGAAGAGGGGGATATAGATCTTATAGAGAGGTTATTGCAGGCCATGCATGATTCGAAAGTGGATTTCACTAACTTCTTTCGTAATCTCGGCAAGTTGAAGAGCGGTGAATCACTTTTGCAAAACTCATTGAGAGATGAATTTATAGATAGAGAATCAATTGATCGGTGGTTCGACGATTATGTAGCGCGATTAAAGCTTGAATCTGTGCCTGATGAGGTTCGTCAGCACGCTATGAATCAAGTGAATCCAAAATACATACTCCGTAATCATCTGGCTCAGACAGCAATTGAAAAGGCTCAAGATAAAGATTTTTCAGAGGTTACCAAGCTTCTCAAAATCCTGAACAAACCCTATGATGAGCAGTCAGAATATGATTCGTATTCTCTGGCCCCACCCCCTAATTTACAGGCGGTAGAAGTCAGCTGCTCATCCTAA
- a CDS encoding NRDE family protein: protein MCLILFAWNSHPDYSLVVAANRDEFYERDTEGVSWWPEHPHVLAGRDRADVLGSPGTWLGFTKSGKFAALTNVRAPSEKNPDARTRGELSLMYLTGNDRPAEFVQSYSKRFSQYNGFNLLMADLSNPVNAEMHWVSNRMMMGQNVRPRKVFPPQPLEPGVYGLSNAMLDTPWPKVNHRVAAFAQALAMDQGKLKNADQYLKLLADTHLASDHELPNTGVSKEWEKALSPAFIKTPAYGTRSSTVLRIRKDGQFELVERRFDSSGTVGHDVVTGALSSSSDSNLSV, encoded by the coding sequence ATGTGCCTTATTCTTTTCGCATGGAACTCTCATCCAGACTACTCTCTGGTGGTTGCAGCCAACCGCGACGAGTTTTATGAACGTGATACAGAGGGAGTTTCCTGGTGGCCAGAACACCCTCACGTTCTTGCAGGAAGAGATCGTGCCGATGTTTTGGGTAGTCCAGGCACATGGCTAGGCTTTACTAAGTCGGGAAAATTTGCCGCATTGACTAACGTAAGAGCTCCAAGCGAAAAAAATCCAGATGCCAGGACTAGGGGCGAACTCTCCTTAATGTATTTAACTGGTAATGATCGTCCAGCTGAGTTTGTTCAAAGTTACTCAAAACGTTTTTCGCAATATAACGGCTTTAATTTACTCATGGCCGATCTTAGCAACCCAGTAAACGCAGAGATGCATTGGGTTAGCAATCGGATGATGATGGGCCAAAACGTACGTCCTCGCAAAGTTTTTCCGCCGCAGCCCTTAGAACCAGGAGTCTATGGGCTTTCTAATGCCATGCTTGATACGCCCTGGCCTAAAGTTAATCATCGTGTAGCGGCATTTGCCCAAGCATTAGCAATGGATCAAGGCAAGCTTAAGAATGCAGATCAGTATTTAAAACTGCTGGCTGATACACATCTTGCAAGTGATCATGAACTTCCCAATACAGGTGTAAGCAAGGAATGGGAGAAGGCACTTTCCCCTGCATTTATTAAAACGCCCGCTTACGGAACGCGTTCCAGCACAGTTCTTAGAATACGAAAAGATGGTCAGTTTGAATTAGTCGAGCGCCGCTTTGATTCATCCGGAACGGTTGGGCATGACGTTGTGACTGGAGCGCTTAGCTCGTCCTCTGACTCTAATTTATCTGTATAG
- a CDS encoding TatD family hydrolase — protein sequence MFIDSHCHLDFPEFQSRLPEVLANMQSAKVSHALCVSVDLPDFPNVLKLAQDHPNLYASVGVHPDYEDTPEPSLEFLVDTALKHPKIVAIGETGLDYYRMGDRSYESMEWQRNRFRTHIRASIASKKPLIIHTRSASEDTIKILKEEGAQKIGGVMHCFTESFEVAKAAMEMGFYISFSGIVTFKSAKELQDTCRQVPLDRMLIETDSPYLAPIPYRGKTNEPAWVSKVGEFIADLKGVPIEVLAKQTAGNFYDCFQIDREQL from the coding sequence ATGTTTATAGACTCCCACTGCCACCTCGATTTCCCGGAATTTCAATCTCGATTGCCAGAGGTTCTGGCTAATATGCAGTCTGCCAAAGTAAGCCATGCCTTATGCGTATCCGTTGATTTGCCAGACTTCCCGAATGTATTAAAGTTGGCTCAGGATCACCCCAATCTTTATGCATCCGTTGGCGTGCATCCTGATTACGAGGATACGCCCGAGCCGAGCCTGGAATTTCTAGTGGATACAGCTTTAAAACACCCAAAGATAGTTGCTATTGGTGAAACCGGACTTGACTACTATCGCATGGGGGATCGTAGCTATGAATCCATGGAATGGCAGCGTAACCGTTTTAGAACGCATATCAGGGCATCAATAGCCTCCAAGAAGCCATTAATCATTCATACGCGCTCAGCCTCTGAGGACACCATCAAGATCCTGAAAGAAGAGGGCGCTCAGAAAATCGGTGGGGTAATGCACTGTTTCACAGAGTCCTTTGAAGTGGCAAAGGCTGCAATGGAGATGGGTTTTTATATCTCCTTTTCAGGAATAGTGACTTTCAAAAGCGCGAAAGAATTACAAGATACATGCAGACAGGTGCCATTGGACCGTATGCTGATAGAGACCGACTCTCCTTATTTAGCGCCAATTCCATATCGCGGCAAAACCAATGAACCTGCATGGGTTTCCAAGGTAGGTGAATTTATTGCGGATCTAAAGGGTGTACCTATTGAGGTGCTGGCCAAGCAAACAGCTGGTAATTTTTATGATTGTTTTCAAATAGATAGAGAACAATTATGA
- a CDS encoding peptidylprolyl isomerase — translation MFTKHQLLSISLLSAALISSGAYAQNAVIVNGKSIPKAQLDKLVQRSGQPDNPQVRDQAREMLVTRELILQEADKRGVIQKEVVREQLEQARIGVLVSAVFEDYVEKEGVAEAELKAAYESVKAQYTGKEYHVEHILVEKESDAKAIIAQLKAGANFEEIAKAKSLDPGSAKNGGDLSWVSDKALVPEFSKAMVQLKNGQITDKPVKSQFGWHIIKMIDGRDVKAPSMEEIKDQLKQMIVSDKNWQKAKFAEMMQKLRAKAKVQ, via the coding sequence ATGTTTACTAAACATCAATTACTCTCAATAAGTTTACTTAGCGCTGCCCTTATATCTTCAGGTGCTTATGCGCAGAACGCTGTCATTGTGAACGGCAAATCCATTCCAAAAGCGCAACTTGATAAATTGGTTCAACGTTCAGGTCAACCAGACAATCCTCAAGTACGCGATCAGGCACGTGAAATGCTTGTGACTCGTGAACTTATTTTGCAAGAGGCCGACAAACGTGGCGTTATTCAAAAAGAAGTTGTTCGTGAACAACTCGAACAAGCGCGTATAGGCGTACTAGTATCGGCCGTGTTTGAAGATTATGTTGAAAAAGAAGGTGTTGCAGAGGCCGAACTAAAAGCGGCGTATGAATCAGTTAAAGCCCAATACACCGGCAAGGAATATCACGTAGAGCACATACTGGTTGAAAAGGAATCGGATGCTAAGGCAATCATTGCTCAGTTAAAAGCCGGAGCAAATTTTGAAGAGATTGCTAAGGCTAAATCCTTGGATCCAGGCTCAGCTAAAAATGGTGGCGATCTTAGTTGGGTAAGTGACAAAGCACTAGTACCGGAGTTTTCTAAAGCAATGGTCCAATTGAAAAATGGTCAAATTACAGATAAGCCGGTTAAATCTCAATTTGGTTGGCACATCATCAAGATGATTGATGGTCGTGATGTGAAAGCTCCGAGTATGGAAGAAATAAAGGATCAGCTTAAGCAAATGATTGTCTCAGATAAGAATTGGCAGAAAGCCAAATTCGCTGAGATGATGCAAAAACTACGTGCTAAAGCAAAGGTTCAGTAA
- a CDS encoding BolA family protein has translation MNVNQLRIAAFDQDLRKAFQVQSLVIDDESHLHAGHAGAASGGGHFKLLIVAPEFKGLNLVARHRAVYAALNRHIPKEIHALTIVALAPDEASA, from the coding sequence ATGAATGTGAATCAACTGAGAATTGCGGCTTTTGACCAAGACTTGCGTAAGGCTTTTCAGGTTCAGTCCTTAGTAATTGATGATGAAAGCCATCTTCACGCAGGTCATGCAGGCGCAGCCAGTGGCGGCGGTCACTTCAAGCTACTAATCGTTGCTCCGGAATTTAAGGGTTTAAACCTAGTGGCTCGCCATAGAGCTGTTTATGCCGCCCTAAATCGTCATATTCCCAAGGAAATTCATGCCTTGACCATCGTTGCCCTAGCGCCAGACGAAGCATCCGCCTAA
- the msrB gene encoding peptide-methionine (R)-S-oxide reductase MsrB codes for MKKTDQEYKQSLSDIEYRVTREAATERPFTGKYWDHWDKGRYKCVCCDTPLFLSETKFDAGCGWPSYNAPEVASSIKEIRDTSHGMIRTEVRCAHCDAHLGHVFEDGPMPTGLRYCINSASLSFEPSSNAIPTKTSE; via the coding sequence ATGAAAAAAACCGACCAAGAATACAAGCAGTCTCTCAGCGATATTGAGTATCGAGTGACACGCGAAGCCGCAACTGAAAGACCCTTTACTGGCAAGTACTGGGATCACTGGGATAAAGGCCGCTATAAATGCGTCTGCTGCGATACGCCACTCTTTTTATCAGAAACAAAATTTGATGCTGGATGCGGTTGGCCTAGCTATAACGCTCCAGAAGTCGCCTCCTCCATCAAGGAAATTCGGGATACCAGTCATGGCATGATTCGCACAGAGGTCCGCTGCGCTCATTGTGATGCTCATTTGGGTCACGTGTTTGAAGATGGACCAATGCCAACTGGCCTACGCTATTGCATTAACTCAGCTTCATTGAGTTTTGAGCCAAGCTCAAATGCAATTCCTACAAAGACATCTGAATAA